In Marinitoga hydrogenitolerans DSM 16785, one DNA window encodes the following:
- a CDS encoding Hsp20/alpha crystallin family protein, producing the protein MSEIKRYEKGNFFEPFETLRREIERLFDDFGTLGIFENSKTFTMPNLDIYETEKDIVIEADVPGYDKKDINIRLDDDILTISAEKKNDKEEKGRNYIKRERFFGKFERSIRLPDYIDFEKIKAKFKDGVLKIEIPKSLEKAKKFKKINIE; encoded by the coding sequence ATGAGCGAAATCAAAAGATATGAAAAAGGAAATTTCTTCGAACCATTTGAAACATTAAGAAGAGAAATTGAAAGATTATTTGATGATTTTGGAACTCTTGGTATCTTCGAAAATTCAAAAACTTTTACAATGCCAAATTTAGATATTTACGAAACTGAAAAAGATATTGTAATTGAAGCAGATGTTCCAGGATATGACAAAAAAGATATAAATATCCGCTTAGATGATGATATTTTAACAATTTCTGCAGAAAAGAAAAATGATAAAGAAGAAAAAGGAAGAAATTATATCAAACGCGAAAGATTCTTTGGGAAATTTGAAAGATCTATTAGATTACCTGATTACATTGATTTTGAAAAAATTAAAGCTAAATTCAAAGATGGTGTTCTAAAAATCGAAATTCCAAAATCATTAGAAAAAGCTAAAAAATTTAAGAAAATTAATATCGAATAA